In one window of Chloroflexota bacterium DNA:
- a CDS encoding methionine adenosyltransferase, whose product MKNIIVESLDKTPVEQQAVELVERKGVGHPDSICDAIAEEISLALCAAYRETFGRIVHHNIDKGLLVAGKTSPRIGGGTVEEPMRLVFGDRAIYEHKGKRVDVGDIAIRTAQQWLGRNLRFVDPETHVVYQNEIKEGSPELTDIFDREVIGANDTSAAVGYAPLTETEKAVLEVEHYMNSPEFKRKFPESGEDIKVMGYRCGRDLVLTIAMAFVDRFVESEKGYFARKEEIHDAIQNFISAKNMNFNSIRVDLNTLDIPGRGADGMYLTVLGTSAEGGDCGQVGRGNKVNGVIALNRPMGTEAAAGKNPVSHVGKIYSLLSHRIANDIYENVPGLSEVYVWLCSQIGQPIDQPLIASAQLVLAPGTDLRDIHKRVSSIMERELTDIYQFTERLSRGEFSVW is encoded by the coding sequence GTGAAAAACATCATTGTTGAGAGCCTCGACAAGACGCCCGTCGAGCAGCAAGCGGTTGAACTTGTGGAGCGAAAGGGGGTTGGTCATCCCGACTCCATCTGTGACGCCATCGCCGAGGAGATTTCTCTGGCTTTGTGCGCTGCCTATCGCGAGACTTTTGGCCGCATCGTGCACCACAATATTGACAAAGGGCTTCTGGTAGCAGGCAAGACCTCGCCCCGCATTGGTGGGGGTACCGTGGAGGAGCCCATGCGCTTGGTCTTCGGTGATCGGGCCATTTACGAGCACAAAGGCAAGCGCGTGGACGTGGGCGATATTGCCATTCGTACCGCCCAGCAGTGGTTAGGCCGAAACCTGCGTTTTGTAGATCCGGAGACCCACGTGGTTTACCAGAACGAGATCAAAGAGGGGTCACCCGAATTGACCGATATCTTCGACCGGGAAGTTATCGGTGCAAACGATACCTCAGCCGCCGTGGGCTATGCACCACTTACTGAAACGGAGAAGGCTGTCTTGGAAGTGGAGCATTACATGAACTCCCCAGAATTCAAGAGGAAATTCCCCGAATCGGGCGAGGATATCAAAGTGATGGGCTATCGTTGCGGACGGGACTTGGTGCTCACCATCGCCATGGCCTTCGTAGACCGCTTTGTCGAAAGCGAGAAGGGGTATTTCGCCCGCAAAGAGGAGATTCATGATGCCATTCAGAATTTCATTTCTGCGAAGAACATGAACTTTAACAGCATCCGCGTGGATCTGAACACGCTTGATATTCCCGGGCGAGGTGCAGACGGGATGTATCTGACGGTATTAGGCACCTCGGCCGAGGGTGGCGACTGTGGACAAGTGGGGCGCGGGAACAAGGTGAATGGCGTGATCGCCCTGAACCGACCAATGGGCACCGAAGCCGCAGCGGGGAAGAATCCCGTCAGCCATGTGGGCAAAATTTACAGCCTGCTCAGCCATCGCATAGCGAACGACATTTATGAGAATGTACCAGGCCTCTCAGAAGTTTACGTCTGGTTGTGCAGCCAAATCGGTCAGCCCATTGATCAGCCTCTCATTGCCTCCGCCCAGCTTGTGCTAGCACCAGGGACTGATCTCCGCGACATTC
- a CDS encoding sugar kinase has product MSILVVGSVGMDSIQTPFGRVEDVLGGSATYFSTAASLYDQVNMVAVVGTDFPQEYMDFLRSRGVSLEGLQIEEGKTFRWAGRYGYDMNVAETLDTQLNVFATFNPKLPISYRASEYVFLANIDPVLQMNVLSQVDCPRLTVLDTMNYWITYRKEELTKTISKVDIVLMNEAEARQYANTFSLIRAARHILSLGPRAVVVKKGEYGAVLFANGEDPTASYFFAPAYPLEKIKDPTGAGDTFAGGFVGYLAKTGDLTLPSIKRAIIHGSVVASFVVEGFSVERLREVTWDDVMSRYSDFLNFTSFDVICPQAKDCPRLRETTVK; this is encoded by the coding sequence TTGAGTATTCTGGTCGTTGGCTCTGTAGGCATGGACTCTATCCAAACGCCTTTTGGGCGGGTAGAAGATGTCCTGGGCGGCTCAGCCACGTACTTTTCCACAGCGGCTAGTCTATACGACCAGGTGAATATGGTCGCCGTTGTGGGCACGGATTTTCCGCAAGAGTATATGGACTTTCTTAGATCCAGAGGGGTCAGTTTGGAAGGCCTGCAGATAGAAGAGGGCAAAACTTTCCGTTGGGCTGGTCGCTACGGCTATGACATGAATGTTGCGGAGACGTTGGATACGCAACTCAATGTCTTTGCCACTTTCAATCCGAAGTTACCCATATCCTATCGCGCCTCGGAATACGTTTTCCTGGCCAACATTGATCCTGTGCTGCAGATGAATGTGTTGAGCCAGGTAGATTGCCCCCGACTCACTGTGCTCGATACAATGAACTATTGGATCACCTATCGTAAAGAGGAACTCACTAAAACCATCTCCAAGGTGGATATCGTGTTGATGAACGAGGCCGAAGCACGGCAGTACGCCAATACCTTCAGTCTCATCCGCGCGGCACGCCATATCCTCAGCCTGGGCCCCCGGGCCGTGGTGGTCAAAAAGGGCGAATATGGCGCAGTCCTGTTCGCGAACGGCGAGGATCCAACGGCCTCTTATTTCTTTGCCCCAGCCTATCCGTTGGAAAAAATCAAGGACCCCACCGGAGCAGGGGATACATTTGCCGGCGGATTCGTAGGTTATTTGGCAAAAACCGGTGACCTAACGCTTCCTTCCATCAAACGGGCTATTATCCATGGCAGCGTGGTTGCCTCATTCGTGGTAGAAGGTTTCAGTGTGGAACGCTTGCGTGAGGTTACCTGGGATGATGTGATGTCCCGATACAGCGACTTCTTAAACTTCACTAGTTTTGATGTCATCTGTCCGCAGGCTAAGGACTGCCCGCGGCTTCGAGAGACCACAGTTAAATGA